In Tessaracoccus flavus, the following are encoded in one genomic region:
- a CDS encoding WhiB family transcriptional regulator, which yields MDEMFDLLDDDGAFAWQAEALCAQTDPEAFFPEKGGSTREAKRVCLSCTVRTECLEYALAHDERFGIWGGLSERERRKLKRAAV from the coding sequence ATGGACGAGATGTTCGACTTGTTGGACGATGACGGCGCTTTCGCGTGGCAGGCCGAGGCCCTGTGCGCCCAGACCGATCCTGAGGCGTTCTTCCCCGAAAAAGGGGGATCGACCCGCGAAGCAAAGCGGGTCTGCCTGAGCTGCACGGTACGCACCGAATGCCTTGAGTACGCGCTGGCCCACGACGAGCGCTTCGGCATCTGGGGCGGGCTCTCCGAGCGTGAGCGGCGCAAGCTCAAGCGCGCTGCGGTGTAG
- a CDS encoding NAD(P)H-binding protein: MKILVTGATGYVGSRLVPLLVERGHTVRTTASSPDREQPWWGDRVDTVVMDVLDADQVLAACEGVDAVYYLIHGMGKDDFEETDRQAATNVADAVRARGVQRVVYLSGIVPPVDDDELSEHIRSRREVERILIDSPATVVALRAAVILGSGSTSFEIIRQVSERMPVHTIPTWMDSMVQPIAVVDVLEALVGALDYEGQSRHFDVGGPDQLRYAQLLDAYTSEAGLERPQVDVPLLPTALVGTLVGSLTDVPRPTVEALVESLQHDMVSADNDFREALLPPGHRLVTLEEALRRSLAARSGSPQEADPMGPLPQDPVWASGGDDRPVAAKVVDAVTDLLPDAP; the protein is encoded by the coding sequence GTGAAGATTCTGGTGACGGGGGCGACGGGCTACGTCGGTAGCAGGCTGGTACCGCTGCTGGTGGAGCGTGGACACACCGTGCGAACGACGGCGAGCAGCCCCGACCGGGAGCAGCCGTGGTGGGGCGATCGGGTCGACACGGTCGTCATGGACGTCCTGGACGCCGACCAGGTCCTGGCAGCCTGCGAAGGGGTGGACGCCGTCTACTACCTCATTCACGGCATGGGCAAGGACGACTTCGAGGAGACCGACCGCCAGGCTGCCACCAATGTGGCCGACGCCGTCCGCGCCAGGGGCGTACAGCGCGTCGTTTATCTCTCCGGAATCGTGCCACCCGTCGACGACGACGAACTCTCCGAGCACATCCGCTCCCGCCGTGAGGTCGAGCGGATCCTGATCGATAGCCCCGCCACCGTCGTCGCGTTGCGCGCCGCCGTCATCCTGGGCAGCGGCTCCACCTCCTTCGAGATCATCCGGCAGGTCAGCGAGCGGATGCCCGTGCACACCATCCCGACGTGGATGGACTCGATGGTGCAGCCCATCGCCGTGGTGGATGTCCTCGAGGCGCTGGTCGGAGCGCTCGACTACGAGGGCCAGTCGCGTCACTTCGACGTCGGCGGCCCGGACCAGTTGCGCTACGCCCAACTGCTGGACGCCTACACGTCCGAGGCAGGCCTCGAGCGCCCCCAGGTGGACGTGCCGCTGCTGCCGACGGCGCTCGTCGGCACGTTGGTCGGCAGCCTCACCGACGTGCCCAGGCCGACCGTCGAGGCGCTGGTGGAAAGTCTGCAACACGACATGGTCTCGGCCGACAACGACTTCCGCGAGGCGCTGCTTCCCCCCGGCCACCGGCTGGTCACCCTCGAGGAGGCGCTTCGGCGCTCCCTGGCCGCCCGTTCCGGAAGCCCCCAAGAGGCGGACCCCATGGGCCCCCTGCCCCAGGACCCCGTCTGGGCCAGCGGCGGCGACGACCGCCCCGTCGCGGCCAAGGTGGTCGACGCGGTGACCGACCTGCTACCCGACGCTCCCTGA